The proteins below are encoded in one region of Apium graveolens cultivar Ventura chromosome 4, ASM990537v1, whole genome shotgun sequence:
- the LOC141719024 gene encoding uncharacterized protein LOC141719024, translated as MAKRSNAQDSDVVAGTLSLNFVPVKVLSDSGASKSFISKECVSNMDLMSEYLAEPLTIEVANQDKVPEKKFLSVMETRKVLRQGCEAYLVHVVDTEKKAPNLDEILVFNEFPDVFPEELPELAPDRVIEFLIDLILGAELVSKAPYRMASVEMK; from the exons ATGGCCAAGAGATCTAATGCTCAGGATTCggatgtagttgcaggtacgctttctctaaaTTTCGTGCCTGTTAAAGTTTTATCTGACTCAGGAGcgtctaagtcttttatatctaaaGAATGTGTAAGTAATATGGATTTGATGTCGGAATATTTAGCTGAGCCCTTGACTATAGAAGTGGCCAACCAAGATAAAGTTCCA GAAAAGAAATTCCTCTCGGTAATGGAAACAAGAAAGGtgttgagacaaggatgtgaggcataCTTAGTCCATGTCGTGGACACTGAGAAGAAGGCACCCAATTTGGATGAGATTCTAGTatttaatgaatttccagatgtttTTCCAGAAGAGCTACCAGAATTAGCACCTGATCGTGTGATTGAGTTTTTAATCGACCTGATTCTAGGAGCAGAACTAGTTTCAAaggctccctatcgtatggcctCGGTGGAAATGAAATAA